The Nerophis lumbriciformis linkage group LG24, RoL_Nlum_v2.1, whole genome shotgun sequence genome includes a region encoding these proteins:
- the LOC133620240 gene encoding interferon a3-like codes for MIARKHQQQLNRHLSLPLPECFHHGSFFASMQITNVLLWALGVTYVNYVTSAELKCKCTEGQTGMGVGSDPTQCVDGALTCADGNLCFISSMMHTHQHDGYYKTGLLVLVLVLVLIVIIIMVRPTQVVFILYAVFLPALCCDWLRRYMDLSDRCQSLVQDLGGPMTEEDSPLPFPRTLYRLAAKSQAPCKLAFVRDSLGHILDLYQQVNMSAVSWDATKTENLLVLLHRQKEEVSHCSSPENCLLTKPLKVYYHTLTTATLNHTEGSSASWELIRSESQLHLQQLHLMVANM; via the exons ATGATTGCACGCAAACATCAGCAGCAGTTGAACAGACATCTCTCGCTTCCACTTCCTGAGTGTTTTCATCACGGCAGCTTTTTTGCCAGCATGCAGATCACCAACGTCCTGCTTTGGGCCCTAGGAGTCACCTACGTCAACTATGTGACTTCCG CTGAACTGAAGTGCAAGTGTACCGAAGGCCAAACAGGCATGGGAGTGGGTAGTGATCCCACCCAATGCGTAGACGGTGCACTGACATGCGCAGATGGCAACTTGTGCTTCATCTCCAGCATGA TGCACACACATCAGCATGATGGATATTACAAGACTGGTCttctggtcctggtcctggtcctggtcctcatcgtcatcatcatcatggtcAGACCCACACAGGTGGTCTTCATCCTCTACGCCGTGTTCCTCCCCGCCCTCTGCTGTGATTGGCTGAGACGTTACATGGACTTGAGTGACAGGTGTCAGTCTCTGGTCCAGGACCTG GGCGGTCCCATGACAGAGGAGGACAGTCCACTTCCGTTCCCAAGAACACTTTACAGATTGGCGGCAAAGTCTCAG GCGCCGTGCAAGCTGGCTTTTGTGCGAGACAGTCTGGGTCACATTTTAGACCTGTACCAGCAGGTCAACATGTCAGCCGTCAGCTGGGACGCCACCAAGACCGAGAACCTGCTGGTACTCCTGCATAGACAGAAAGAGGAGGTCTCACACTGC AGTTCACCTGAAAACTGCCTTTTAACAAAACCACTGAAGGTGTACTACCACACTCTGACCACTGCTACTCTCAACCACACT